The Roseovarius indicus genome has a segment encoding these proteins:
- a CDS encoding lytic murein transglycosylase, whose amino-acid sequence MTRLSTALALFGGLTLFSASAALAAPCGNTSAGFGAWKAAFASEARQAGVGQKGLQALAATRYASRTIAADRNQKSFRYSLEKFMQVRGSATIVSQGRALKTRNARFYDALERSYGVPAGVLIAIHGMETGFGRFMGDSQVVSAIATLAYDCRRSAFFVPHAIGALKLVDKGSITAQTKGALHGELGHTQFLPGNALTYGVDADRNGRVDFYSQADALASTANFLRQKGWKPGRGYQPGEPNFRVIEAWNAAEVYQKAIAIMGARIDG is encoded by the coding sequence ATGACCCGGCTTTCGACGGCCCTTGCCCTTTTCGGCGGCCTGACCCTCTTTTCGGCATCGGCGGCGCTGGCGGCCCCCTGCGGCAACACCTCGGCCGGGTTCGGGGCGTGGAAAGCCGCCTTCGCCTCCGAAGCCCGCCAGGCGGGCGTCGGGCAGAAAGGGCTTCAGGCGCTGGCCGCCACCCGTTATGCCAGCCGCACGATCGCCGCCGACCGCAACCAGAAGAGTTTCCGCTACTCGCTTGAAAAGTTTATGCAAGTTCGCGGATCGGCCACCATCGTCTCGCAGGGCCGCGCGCTCAAGACCCGCAACGCCCGCTTCTACGACGCGCTCGAACGGTCCTACGGGGTGCCCGCCGGCGTGCTGATCGCCATTCACGGCATGGAAACCGGGTTCGGCCGGTTCATGGGCGACAGCCAGGTCGTCTCGGCCATCGCCACGCTCGCCTATGATTGCCGCCGCTCGGCGTTCTTCGTCCCCCACGCCATCGGGGCGCTGAAACTGGTCGACAAGGGCTCGATCACGGCCCAGACCAAGGGCGCCCTGCATGGCGAGCTCGGCCATACCCAGTTCCTGCCCGGCAACGCCCTCACCTATGGTGTCGATGCCGACCGGAACGGCCGGGTCGACTTCTACAGCCAGGCCGACGCGCTGGCCTCGACCGCCAATTTCCTGCGGCAGAAGGGCTGGAAACCGGGCCGCGGCTATCAGCCGGGCGAGCCCAATTTCCGTGTGATCGAAGCGTGGAACGCGGCCGAGGTCTACCAGAAGGCCATCGCCATCATGGGCGCCCGGATCGACGGCTAG
- the glnA gene encoding type I glutamate--ammonia ligase has protein sequence MSASDLLKLIKDEDVEYVDIRFTDPRGKLQHVTVMSDQVDEDFLEEGFMFDGSSIAGWKSIEASDMKLMPDTESAYIDPFYAEKTVCVHCSVVEPDTGEAYERDPRGTAEKAEAYLISSGIGDSAFFGPEAEFFLFDDVRFSNSINKVGYEVDALDASWNTDTEYEMGNMGHRPGVKGGYFPVNPTDDAQDIRSEMLSTMKRLGMKVDKHHHEVASCQHELGLIFGTLTKQGDELQKYKYVIHNVAQAYGKTATFMPKPIAGDNGTGMHVNMSIWKDGKPLFAGDKYADLSQEALYFIGGILKHAKTLNAFTNPSTNSYKRLIPGFEAPVLRAYSARNRSGCVRIPWTESPKAKRVEARFPDPSSNPYLCFSALLMAGLDGIKNKIDPGEAMDKNLYDLPAEELEGIPTVCGSLREAIDALAADHDFLLAGDVFTKDQIDGYIELKMEEIEMYEHTPHPVEFQMYYSC, from the coding sequence ATGAGCGCAAGCGATCTGCTCAAACTGATCAAGGACGAGGACGTCGAGTATGTCGACATCCGCTTCACCGACCCGCGCGGCAAGCTTCAGCACGTCACCGTGATGAGCGACCAGGTCGATGAAGACTTCCTCGAAGAAGGCTTCATGTTCGACGGCTCGTCGATCGCCGGCTGGAAATCGATCGAAGCATCGGACATGAAACTCATGCCCGACACCGAGTCCGCCTATATCGACCCGTTCTATGCCGAGAAAACCGTCTGCGTGCACTGCTCGGTCGTCGAACCCGACACCGGCGAAGCCTACGAGCGCGACCCGCGCGGCACCGCCGAAAAAGCCGAAGCCTACCTGATTTCCTCGGGCATCGGCGACAGCGCCTTCTTCGGCCCGGAAGCCGAATTCTTCCTGTTCGACGACGTTCGCTTCTCGAACTCGATCAACAAGGTCGGCTACGAGGTCGACGCGCTTGACGCATCGTGGAACACCGACACCGAGTACGAGATGGGCAACATGGGCCACCGTCCGGGCGTCAAGGGCGGCTACTTCCCGGTGAACCCCACCGACGATGCCCAGGACATCCGCTCGGAAATGCTCTCGACCATGAAACGCCTCGGCATGAAGGTCGACAAACACCACCACGAAGTGGCCTCGTGCCAGCACGAGCTCGGCCTGATCTTCGGCACGCTCACCAAGCAGGGCGACGAGCTTCAGAAGTACAAGTACGTCATTCACAACGTCGCGCAAGCCTATGGCAAGACGGCAACTTTCATGCCCAAGCCCATCGCGGGCGACAACGGCACCGGCATGCACGTCAACATGTCGATCTGGAAAGACGGCAAGCCGCTCTTCGCCGGCGACAAGTATGCCGACCTGAGCCAGGAAGCCCTGTATTTCATCGGCGGCATCCTGAAGCACGCCAAGACGCTCAACGCTTTCACCAACCCGTCGACCAACAGCTACAAGCGTCTGATCCCGGGCTTCGAAGCGCCGGTTCTGCGCGCCTACTCGGCCCGCAACCGCTCGGGCTGCGTGCGTATCCCGTGGACGGAAAGCCCGAAAGCCAAGCGCGTCGAGGCCCGCTTCCCCGACCCGTCATCGAACCCCTACCTGTGCTTCTCGGCCCTGCTGATGGCCGGTCTTGACGGAATCAAGAACAAGATCGATCCGGGCGAGGCGATGGACAAGAACCTCTACGACCTGCCGGCGGAAGAGCTGGAAGGCATCCCCACCGTCTGCGGAAGCCTGCGCGAAGCGATCGACGCCCTGGCGGCCGATCACGACTTCCTGCTGGCCGGGGACGTGTTCACCAAGGACCAGATCGACGGCTATATCGAGCTGAAAATGGAAGAGATCGAGATGTACGAGCACACGCCGCACCCGGTCGAATTCCAGATGTACTACAGCTGCTGA
- a CDS encoding P-II family nitrogen regulator translates to MKKIEAIIKPFKLDEVKEALQEIGVQGLSVIEVKGFGRQKGHTELYRGAEYVVDFLPKVKIDVVLDDDQVDSAIEAIVEAAKTDKIGDGKIFVSPVEQAIRIRTGESGSDAL, encoded by the coding sequence ATGAAGAAGATCGAAGCGATCATCAAGCCGTTCAAGCTTGATGAGGTCAAGGAGGCGCTGCAGGAGATCGGCGTACAAGGCCTTTCGGTGATCGAGGTCAAGGGGTTCGGGCGGCAGAAGGGCCATACCGAACTGTATCGCGGGGCGGAATACGTTGTCGATTTCCTGCCCAAGGTGAAAATCGACGTCGTGCTCGACGACGACCAGGTCGACAGCGCGATCGAGGCGATCGTCGAGGCCGCCAAGACCGACAAGATCGGCGACGGCAAGATCTTCGTCTCGCCCGTCGAACAGGCCATCCGCATCCGCACCGGCGAATCCGGCTCGGACGCGCTTTAA
- a CDS encoding NAD(P)H-hydrate dehydratase gives MTELLTAAQMRAVERAAIESGEVTGLELMERAGRGVVEAVFEEWPELAQAPHKAVVLCGPGNNGGDGFVVARLLKEWGWEVEVFLYGDAEKLPPDARVNYERWGEMGEVQSYLDEGDGAFWLDPSEWGPESLIVDALFGTGLTRPVEGFDQFGWATQMSGWQVDGRPVGGRKYPDARVVAVDMPSGVCSDSGRYLRSDGQGRHHEDIRAHLTVGFHARKLGHVLADGPDACGRVVVKDIGLGQPADRQMVRKVDSPDRGGLGKRGGHKFGHGHALILTGGSGRTGAARLAARGALRIGAGLVTLGVPPSAQQEVACQIMALMLRRVADGEGLAEVLEDRRVNALCLGPGLGVERAGELVPVALGAEPSRAVVLDADALTAFADAPERLFGMLHERCVLTPHGGEFARLFPDIAEKLDAAPVKGPAYSKVDATREAAERAGCVVLFKGPDTVIAGPDGRCSVNSAQYERAAPWLATAGAGDVLAGFITGLLARGFAPMQAAETGAWLHVECARAFGPGLIAEDLPEQLPNVFRELGL, from the coding sequence TTGACGGAATTGCTGACCGCCGCGCAGATGCGGGCCGTGGAACGGGCGGCCATCGAGTCGGGCGAGGTGACCGGGCTGGAGCTGATGGAACGCGCCGGGCGGGGCGTTGTCGAGGCGGTTTTCGAGGAATGGCCGGAACTGGCGCAGGCGCCGCACAAGGCGGTGGTGCTGTGCGGGCCGGGGAACAATGGCGGCGACGGGTTTGTCGTGGCGCGGCTGTTGAAGGAGTGGGGCTGGGAGGTGGAGGTTTTCCTTTACGGGGATGCGGAGAAGCTGCCGCCGGATGCGCGGGTGAATTACGAGCGGTGGGGGGAGATGGGGGAGGTTCAATCCTATCTGGACGAGGGGGACGGGGCGTTCTGGCTGGACCCGTCCGAATGGGGCCCCGAGTCGCTGATCGTGGATGCGCTGTTCGGTACGGGTCTCACGCGGCCGGTCGAGGGGTTCGATCAATTTGGTTGGGCCACGCAGATGTCGGGGTGGCAGGTAGATGGCAGGCCAGTCGGTGGTAGGAAATATCCGGACGCGCGGGTGGTGGCCGTGGATATGCCGAGCGGCGTTTGTTCGGATTCCGGGCGCTACCTTCGTTCGGACGGGCAGGGGAGACATCACGAAGATATCCGGGCGCACCTGACGGTGGGCTTTCATGCGCGCAAGCTGGGTCATGTCCTGGCCGATGGGCCCGATGCCTGCGGGAGGGTCGTGGTCAAGGATATCGGTCTGGGTCAACCCGCCGACAGGCAGATGGTGCGCAAGGTTGATTCACCGGATCGCGGGGGGCTGGGCAAGCGGGGCGGGCATAAGTTTGGTCATGGCCATGCTCTCATCCTCACCGGTGGCTCCGGGCGGACCGGCGCGGCGCGGCTGGCGGCGCGGGGGGCGCTCAGGATCGGGGCGGGGCTGGTGACGCTGGGGGTGCCGCCCTCTGCGCAGCAGGAGGTGGCCTGCCAGATTATGGCGCTGATGCTGCGGCGGGTGGCGGATGGCGAAGGTTTGGCGGAGGTGCTGGAGGACAGGCGGGTGAATGCGCTGTGTCTCGGGCCTGGCTTGGGTGTCGAGCGGGCCGGGGAGCTGGTGCCGGTGGCGTTGGGGGCGGAACCTTCTCGCGCGGTCGTGCTGGATGCGGATGCGTTGACGGCGTTTGCCGATGCGCCGGAGCGCTTGTTCGGGATGCTGCATGAGCGATGCGTTTTGACGCCGCATGGGGGGGAGTTTGCGCGGCTGTTTCCGGATATCGCCGAGAAGCTGGATGCGGCGCCCGTGAAAGGCCCGGCCTATTCCAAGGTGGATGCGACGCGGGAGGCCGCGGAGCGTGCGGGATGCGTGGTGCTGTTCAAGGGGCCGGATACGGTAATCGCGGGGCCGGACGGGCGGTGTTCGGTGAACTCGGCACAGTATGAGCGCGCCGCGCCCTGGCTGGCGACGGCCGGGGCGGGCGATGTGCTGGCGGGGTTCATCACCGGGCTGCTGGCAAGGGGGTTTGCACCGATGCAGGCGGCGGAGACGGGCGCGTGGCTTCACGTGGAATGTGCGCGGGCCTTCGGACCGGGGCTGATTGCCGAGGATCTGCCGGAGCAACTTCCGAATGTTTTCAGGGAGTTGGGCCTCTGA
- a CDS encoding Hint domain-containing protein — protein sequence MKPALARQDARLPSLNVAEHQAGLLGGALIMTLDGEMRVSDLRPGSRVITRDSGMAVLRAVRHRRVTGRAVRIKASSLGHNRPERDATLPAGQPVLVRDWRAKALFGAEQALVPAERLVDGEFVTLHDNATMTLYELEFDTPHVLYVDGLEVASHLGNHTTT from the coding sequence ATGAAACCGGCATTGGCTCGGCAGGACGCGCGTTTACCCTCTCTTAACGTTGCAGAGCATCAAGCGGGCCTTCTCGGCGGCGCGCTCATCATGACGCTCGACGGCGAAATGCGTGTCTCCGATCTTCGGCCGGGCAGTCGCGTCATCACGCGCGACAGCGGCATGGCGGTCCTTCGGGCCGTCCGGCACCGGCGGGTCACAGGCCGCGCGGTGCGGATCAAGGCAAGTTCCCTTGGCCACAACCGCCCCGAGCGTGATGCGACCCTGCCCGCCGGCCAGCCGGTTCTCGTGCGTGACTGGCGCGCCAAGGCCCTGTTCGGTGCGGAACAGGCCCTCGTGCCCGCCGAAAGGCTCGTCGATGGCGAGTTCGTGACCCTGCATGACAACGCCACCATGACCCTCTACGAGCTCGAGTTCGACACACCCCACGTGCTCTATGTCGATGGTCTGGAAGTGGCGAGCCATCTGGGTAACCACACAACGACCTGA
- a CDS encoding L,D-transpeptidase: protein MLTRRHFIITTAAMFSGPVAMPGMANAAAGDWDMWDAQVTPVDFDPATSNPWDLEPRFLPVRVETKPGLKTGDIHVDSVARFLYHIEPGGTAMRYGVAIARGKLYVPGIYSIKRKAKWPSWTPTQAMIKRDPELYAEHAGGVEPGPTNPLGSRALYLYRGNKDSYLRIHGTPEPRTIGGRASSGCIRMVMAHINELYPNVSLGSTAYLYPTSGVL, encoded by the coding sequence ATGCTCACACGGCGCCATTTCATCATCACGACAGCCGCCATGTTCTCTGGCCCCGTTGCCATGCCGGGCATGGCCAACGCCGCGGCCGGCGACTGGGACATGTGGGATGCCCAGGTCACCCCGGTCGATTTCGACCCCGCCACCTCGAACCCCTGGGATCTCGAACCGCGCTTCCTGCCCGTTCGCGTCGAAACCAAGCCGGGCCTCAAGACCGGCGACATCCACGTCGACAGCGTCGCCCGCTTCCTCTACCACATCGAGCCCGGCGGCACGGCCATGCGCTACGGCGTCGCCATCGCCCGCGGCAAGCTCTACGTGCCCGGCATCTACTCGATCAAGCGCAAGGCCAAATGGCCCAGCTGGACCCCCACCCAGGCCATGATCAAGCGCGACCCCGAGCTCTACGCCGAACATGCAGGCGGCGTCGAACCGGGGCCGACCAACCCGCTGGGCTCCCGCGCGCTTTATCTCTACCGCGGCAACAAGGACAGCTACCTGCGCATCCACGGCACGCCCGAACCCCGCACCATCGGCGGCCGCGCAAGCTCGGGCTGCATCCGCATGGTGATGGCCCATATCAACGAGCTCTACCCCAACGTCTCGCTCGGTTCGACGGCCTATCTCTACCCGACCAGCGGCGTTCTCTGA
- a CDS encoding nucleoside deaminase — protein MLSETDRKLLRVAYDEALAGYEEGGCPIGSALARGDELIARGRNQRVQQGDPIAHGEMDCLRKAGRQTSYRDMTLYTSLSPCMMCTGTIIQFGIPRVVIGENQTFEGNIDFLRERGVEVVLVQDPDCIALMTRFIREKPALWNEDIAEE, from the coding sequence GTGCTCTCCGAAACCGATCGTAAACTTCTGCGCGTCGCCTATGACGAGGCGCTCGCGGGCTACGAAGAAGGCGGATGCCCCATCGGCAGCGCGCTCGCGCGCGGCGACGAGCTGATCGCGCGCGGCCGCAACCAGCGCGTCCAGCAGGGCGACCCCATCGCCCATGGCGAGATGGACTGCCTGCGCAAGGCCGGCCGCCAGACCTCCTACCGCGACATGACCCTCTACACCTCGCTCAGCCCCTGCATGATGTGCACCGGCACCATCATCCAGTTCGGCATCCCCCGCGTGGTGATCGGCGAGAACCAGACCTTCGAGGGCAATATCGACTTCCTGCGCGAGCGCGGCGTCGAGGTGGTCCTCGTGCAGGATCCCGACTGCATCGCCCTGATGACCCGCTTCATCCGCGAGAAACCGGCGCTCTGGAACGAGGATATCGCCGAGGAATAG
- the tig gene encoding trigger factor, with translation MQVTETQNEGLKRAYKMVLTAQELDDKVMEKLKEAQPEVEMKGFRKGKVPLPLLKKQFGQRVLGEAMQEAVDGAMTQHFEDKGERPAGEPAVKMVNEEWKEGDDVEVEMSYEALPEVPEVDFKSVKIEKMVVKADDGAVDDALKNLAENAQNFEDRKKGTKAKDGDQVVIDFVGRVDGEAFEGGSAEDYPLVLGSNSFIPGFEEQLVGVKQDEEKVVTVNFPDEYQAEHLAGKEAEFTCTVKAVKAPAPAEIDDDLAQKYGSDSLDALKEQIKERLEQEYAGASRAVMKRKLLDELDKQVDFELPPSMVEAEAKQIAHQLWHDENPDVQGHDHPEVEPTEEHTKLAERRVRLGLLLAEIGQKAEVEVTDAEMTQAVMEQARQYPGQERQFFEFVQQNPQMRQQLRAPIFEDKVIDYIVELAEVNETEVTKDELEKAVEALEDE, from the coding sequence ATGCAGGTCACGGAAACCCAGAATGAAGGCCTCAAGCGCGCCTACAAGATGGTGCTGACGGCCCAGGAGCTCGATGACAAGGTCATGGAGAAGCTCAAGGAGGCCCAGCCCGAAGTCGAAATGAAAGGCTTTCGCAAGGGCAAGGTCCCGCTGCCGCTTCTGAAGAAGCAGTTCGGCCAGCGTGTGCTGGGCGAAGCGATGCAGGAAGCCGTCGACGGTGCGATGACGCAGCACTTCGAAGACAAGGGCGAGCGCCCCGCCGGCGAGCCGGCCGTGAAGATGGTCAACGAAGAGTGGAAAGAGGGCGACGACGTCGAGGTCGAGATGTCCTACGAGGCGCTGCCGGAGGTGCCCGAGGTCGATTTCAAATCGGTGAAGATCGAGAAGATGGTCGTGAAGGCCGATGACGGGGCCGTCGACGATGCCCTTAAAAACCTGGCCGAGAACGCACAGAACTTCGAGGACCGCAAGAAGGGCACCAAGGCGAAGGATGGCGACCAGGTCGTGATCGACTTCGTGGGCCGTGTCGACGGCGAGGCGTTCGAGGGCGGCAGTGCCGAGGATTACCCGCTGGTGCTGGGCTCGAACAGCTTCATCCCCGGGTTCGAGGAGCAGCTGGTCGGCGTCAAGCAGGACGAGGAAAAGGTTGTCACGGTCAACTTCCCCGACGAGTACCAGGCCGAACACCTGGCCGGGAAGGAAGCCGAGTTCACCTGCACCGTCAAGGCCGTGAAGGCGCCGGCACCTGCCGAGATCGACGACGACCTGGCGCAGAAATACGGGTCGGACAGCCTGGATGCGCTCAAGGAGCAGATCAAGGAGCGGCTGGAGCAGGAATACGCCGGGGCGTCGCGCGCCGTCATGAAGCGCAAGCTGTTGGACGAGCTGGATAAACAGGTCGATTTCGAGCTGCCGCCGAGCATGGTGGAGGCCGAGGCCAAGCAGATCGCGCACCAGCTGTGGCATGACGAGAACCCCGACGTTCAGGGCCATGACCACCCCGAGGTGGAGCCCACCGAGGAGCACACCAAGCTGGCCGAGCGCCGGGTGCGGCTGGGCCTGCTACTGGCCGAGATCGGCCAGAAGGCCGAGGTCGAGGTGACCGATGCCGAGATGACGCAAGCCGTCATGGAGCAGGCGCGGCAATACCCCGGTCAGGAGCGTCAATTCTTTGAATTCGTTCAGCAAAACCCGCAGATGCGCCAACAGCTTCGGGCGCCGATCTTCGAGGACAAGGTGATCGATTACATCGTCGAGCTGGCCGAGGTGAACGAGACGGAAGTCACCAAGGACGAGCTGGAAAAGGCTGTCGAGGCGCTGGAAGACGAGTAA
- a CDS encoding DUF6782 family putative metallopeptidase — MRNRLILSFLLGLAATGARGGAACIGAPYQAGGTEAQRELVEIVGEVRPVLDRFGDLGAVLERETPEICFASRIGPALGYLEADIGRIVLSRAQPRPLQAGIFLHELRHLWQFSRGSCPRDALSMKEYGRATFAIEADASAVSLLLAWDMKAHGDPSVWEALAAWPSHQDIAARFAETMEETGDGPLATTAAFYQWYASPERRERYYRAACSDYLDRQDRSHLIPRYQAIGAEFFESLCRMPDGGVYSCADPEAGAGE, encoded by the coding sequence ATGCGCAATAGGCTGATACTGTCGTTCCTTCTTGGCCTGGCCGCGACCGGTGCGCGGGGCGGGGCGGCATGTATTGGCGCGCCCTACCAGGCCGGCGGGACCGAGGCGCAGCGCGAGCTGGTGGAGATCGTGGGCGAGGTCAGGCCGGTGCTGGACCGGTTCGGCGATCTTGGCGCGGTTCTCGAGCGCGAGACGCCGGAGATCTGTTTCGCAAGCCGGATCGGCCCGGCGCTCGGGTATCTGGAGGCGGATATCGGGCGCATCGTGCTGAGCCGGGCGCAGCCGCGGCCCTTGCAGGCGGGCATCTTCCTGCACGAGCTTCGGCATCTCTGGCAGTTTTCCCGGGGCAGTTGCCCGCGGGACGCCCTGTCGATGAAGGAATATGGCCGCGCGACCTTTGCCATCGAGGCGGATGCGAGCGCGGTGAGCCTGTTGCTGGCGTGGGACATGAAGGCGCACGGCGACCCGTCTGTCTGGGAGGCGCTGGCGGCCTGGCCGTCGCATCAGGATATCGCCGCGCGTTTCGCCGAGACGATGGAGGAGACGGGAGACGGCCCTTTGGCCACGACGGCGGCGTTTTATCAGTGGTATGCCTCGCCCGAGCGGCGGGAGCGGTATTACCGGGCCGCGTGCAGCGATTACCTTGACCGGCAGGACAGGTCGCACCTGATCCCGCGCTACCAGGCGATCGGCGCGGAGTTCTTCGAAAGCCTTTGCCGGATGCCCGATGGCGGGGTCTACAGCTGTGCCGACCCGGAGGCGGGCGCCGGGGAGTGA
- a CDS encoding methyltransferase, with product MLDDDTPTTQVKAIETAEDLSSIAFSFMASKALFAGLHADIFSQLSDGPKSAAELAKAVDIPINRIVMLTTALASVGVLVIGDDEKIENSPAAQSFLSKQSKYDFGDYLRYQIDQQMYPFLLQLNAVMKGDLTEDAISSYKHWMADEEQASVYSESQHAGSLGPGRTLARKVDLSAARTLLDVGGGTGAMTISLCKAYENLHATIIDFPNVSEIGWRFISEAGLVDRVRYIPGNAVEVQWPGNQDAILMSYLMSGVPGDDVSALLQNAYDSLAPGGKLLVHDFMVEEDRRGPALAALWQLQHMAFTPDARSLSVGWLTEAGKKLGFEVELADNLIPAMTKLVVFSKPA from the coding sequence ATGCTCGACGATGATACGCCGACGACACAAGTAAAAGCCATCGAGACCGCGGAGGACCTGTCTTCGATTGCCTTCAGCTTCATGGCGTCAAAGGCGCTCTTCGCCGGGCTGCATGCCGATATCTTCTCGCAACTGTCGGACGGGCCGAAATCGGCCGCGGAACTGGCCAAGGCAGTGGACATTCCGATCAACCGGATCGTGATGCTGACCACCGCGCTGGCGAGTGTCGGGGTGCTGGTGATCGGGGATGACGAAAAGATCGAGAATTCGCCTGCCGCGCAGAGCTTCCTGTCGAAACAGTCGAAATACGATTTCGGCGATTACCTGCGCTATCAGATCGACCAGCAGATGTATCCGTTCCTGTTGCAGCTCAATGCCGTGATGAAGGGCGATCTGACCGAGGATGCGATTTCGTCCTACAAGCACTGGATGGCGGACGAGGAACAGGCGTCGGTCTATTCGGAAAGCCAGCATGCGGGCTCGCTCGGGCCGGGGCGGACGCTGGCGCGGAAGGTCGATCTGAGCGCGGCGCGGACCTTGCTGGACGTGGGCGGCGGCACGGGGGCCATGACGATCAGCCTGTGCAAGGCCTACGAGAACCTGCACGCGACGATCATCGATTTCCCGAACGTGTCGGAGATCGGCTGGCGGTTCATTTCCGAGGCCGGGCTGGTGGACCGGGTGCGGTACATTCCGGGCAACGCGGTCGAGGTGCAGTGGCCGGGCAACCAGGATGCCATCCTGATGTCCTACCTGATGAGCGGCGTGCCGGGCGACGATGTGAGCGCGCTGTTGCAGAACGCCTATGACTCGCTGGCGCCGGGCGGCAAGCTTCTGGTGCATGACTTCATGGTCGAGGAAGACCGGCGGGGGCCGGCGCTGGCCGCGCTCTGGCAGTTGCAGCACATGGCGTTCACGCCGGATGCGCGCTCGCTGTCGGTGGGCTGGCTGACCGAGGCGGGGAAGAAACTGGGCTTCGAGGTGGAGCTGGCCGACAACCTCATTCCGGCGATGACCAAGCTTGTCGTCTTTTCCAAGCCTGCGTGA
- a CDS encoding thioesterase family protein produces MTRLKLHGEPLQEAWLDAYGHLNEAYYLVPFSNASWALQDHFEVGTAYFDETGCALYTLETHLRYLDEVRAPADLSIESAVLGVDGKRLHIGHWMMVGDKECATFECMLLHFDTREGGVAAFPDAIRERLEAAVLEPKPDWAGRAVKQLG; encoded by the coding sequence ATGACCAGACTGAAGCTACATGGCGAGCCGTTGCAGGAAGCGTGGCTGGATGCCTACGGGCATCTGAACGAGGCCTATTACCTTGTGCCGTTCAGCAATGCCTCCTGGGCGTTGCAGGATCATTTCGAGGTGGGCACGGCCTATTTCGACGAGACGGGCTGTGCGCTTTACACGCTGGAGACGCATCTGCGCTATCTCGACGAGGTGCGGGCGCCGGCGGATCTGTCGATCGAGTCGGCGGTTCTGGGCGTTGATGGCAAGCGGCTGCATATCGGGCACTGGATGATGGTGGGCGACAAGGAATGCGCGACCTTCGAGTGCATGCTTCTGCATTTCGACACGCGGGAAGGGGGCGTGGCGGCGTTTCCGGATGCGATCCGCGAGAGGCTGGAGGCGGCGGTGCTGGAGCCCAAGCCGGATTGGGCCGGACGGGCGGTGAAGCAGTTGGGGTGA